Within Sphaerodactylus townsendi isolate TG3544 linkage group LG05, MPM_Stown_v2.3, whole genome shotgun sequence, the genomic segment AAGAGTTGTTCAGGGGCGGTTTGCCTTCGCCTGTCTCGGCATTGCGACCTGGGAAATCTATGGAGAATAGGTCTATGGTTGGCTATGGTCAGAAGTCCTCCGACCAGCAGTAAGCAAATCAGAACTGGACTCACGGGATGGTGGGCGGTGGTATTTGACCACTTGTTAAGGGAAAGCTGGCCTAGATTGGCCTGATTCTCCTCATCACTGAGGACTATTGTGAGGTGTTATGGAACCCGAAGGAAATAGTTCAAAAACTGAAAATCCCAGCCGGGAATAAGACAGCATGTTtccaaagaaaggaagaaatgggcaggaagttttttaaaaaacttgattcTTTAGAGGATTCGGCTGCTCTTAATTTAGGCATGGGGCTAAAGTGAGGCCTGATAGGGATTTACACAATTCTAAATGAGGTGAGGGAAAAGGAACAGttaattttttctcccctcccttccataaCTGTAGGATTCAGTTAATTCAGTAGTTGACATGTGAACTCACTGCCGCAAGACACGGCCACTGACCtttatggatttaaaagggatttggatagatttatggaggacagaTCTATTACTGAGTATTAACCATGATAGTTGAATGGATACTCTGGGCTGAGCTATAGAATGCTTCTAATTTGTCAGATGTCCACAATCAGTGCCCTGAAGTTGTGACAAACTCCCTTCaaacaacaaatattttaaaaaatttgcagcTTGTAATTGTGCTTTCAACATTTTTATAAGACTATACCATCCACAGAGGAATAGAGAGGCCCATCAGTCAGGATAGCTAAACAGAACCAAAGGCAGTATATCTTTGAACATCAAATGTTAGGGGCAAAGGCCTCTTGCCTTTGAGACTTAGTTGTGAGCATCTTGGCGGCATCTAGGTAGATggtattaagaaaaaaaaattgcaacccAGATCACATTTTCTTCTATTATTATGCACTGCGTATAACAAGAACAAAACCTTGTTCTTATTGGACACTTTTTCACAGTAAtgcatttttttgtgttttccaACAAGGTATTTAATAAAAATTGcatcatggaaaaaaaataggtAGATGGTATTATAGATGCCTGATGTGTAGGTGTACATATACATTGAAACAGGTACATGTTATATGGAatttttggaaagggggaaataacagggaaacaaacacaaaaaccacACATTCCATTTGTACCGGTGAGAAATTAAAATAGTGAACAAGATCAGTTTGCACGAAAGAGAAGTGACATCAAAATAGGGGTTCTCAGCACAGGGAGAAGACATTCAAAATCACCCTTCGTTACCAGTCATGCCACCACCTTGGAACGCACAAGCCAAAATGCTCGATCTATTTGCCTTATTCATGAACAATAGGACAGAGCCCTGCTTGTATAACTCCAAACATGAAAACACTGAAAGATGTCAAATTGACGGAACACTGAAAAGCTTTCACTCTGCGGTTCTCTAGTGGAATCCAACGATTCCAAGAGGAAGACTGACCTAGCCTCGAGGGAGCTGGACATTCCCTTTATCCATGCCTCCCAGGCAACGTTCCGGCCAGCCAGGAGTTAATAATTAACCACATGGGAGACTGATAACAAATTGGGTTTGGAGCTGGACAACTTCTGGACACTGCAGAATTATTTTCACTTTCTGGCAGCTGTGTAGCGGTTGAGCCCTTCCAAGCTTCCCCCTAATGCGTGCCAGCAGCCCCAACCTACGAGAAGAAGGAAATTGTAGACTTCCTTTGGGGCTTTGAATCAGCAGGCCAAGCCATTGGGAGTTTCATCCCCGTCTTTACAGTGTCTGCTGGGGATCGCAAGGCTGTTGAAGGTACTGTGAAAAGTAACGGGGAGCAGGGTTGCAGGGGGATTCTGGGGAAAACAAAGCATCTCTGTTTCGTCTCTTTCCAGATtcatttatttccccccccccccctctgtgctTTCAGTTCTCCACTTTCAGCTGTCTGTTTTGTCAATGTGGTTGTATTGTGCAGGGAGGCTAGAGGGTTTTTACAGGCAAGTTGTATGGTATTTATACAAACAACATATGTCACTTATGCATACAACTTGTGCGTTGAAAAATACGTACGCTTCACAGGGGAAACAATTGGGTGAGAAGAAACAGGAAATGATGCCAAGATTAATTGAAGCCTGATTCACGGAAGAGGGAAGCACATTCAAAATGGATTCAAGACAGCGGAAGTGGGAAAAGTTGAAGTCATCCCAAGTAGAGAACCCCTAGATTTGTGGAGGATTTGCCAGACATTTTCTAGATACTGTTCTTCTAACTGCTTGTGTTAGTAGTTAATCAGTATCCCCTCaagtaggtttgccaactctgggttggaatatcgtggaaatttgggggctgaACATTACAATCAATGGATTGTACAgtctataccacaggtgtcaaactcgcgtccctccagatgttatggactacagttcccatcatcccctgccagcatgatgctggcagggggtgatgggaactgtagtttgtaatatctggagggccgtgagtttgagaCCTATGGTCTATGGAGCTGCTgtattctccagggaaactgatctttgtaatctggagaactagagattccagaagaattccaggtccctttctcaacctttaagtTGAGTattgttcagttcagtttaaaatgctaggcacagtggtgggattcaaataatttaataaccagttccagtggtgggattcagataatttaacaactagttgtttacaagcaccattttaacaacaggttctgccgaagtggtgcgaaccggctgaatcccaccactggctaggcaCTATGTGGAACACGGAAAGGCTCTGGCCTCTGCCCGACAGGTATGAAAACTTTGTTAGGAGATCAAGTGGCTGTCAAGAGAAGCTTGAGTGAGTTTTTACACAAGCAGTGGTTTTATAGTCCTCCTtaacaataaaacagcagcaattaaATCCTCCAGTTTGTGAAAACTACGGTACCAGGGAGATAAGATGACAAAAATGTAACACAGTTTTAAACCAACAAGATGTACAGACTCACACACCAGAAATGCTTGCCAAGTTTTCGTCTGGTCCCACTAGCTATCTAGGCCAGTATCTGTGGTCCATCAATCATGTGTCTTGACCCCCCCAAAAAGCAGTAGAGTTGGCGCAAATCTTTCAAGTATAAATTCTCTGCATTAAAAAAGGAGCTGAggtaaaaaggtgtgaatcctatcataaatcttccaaatgcgAATTCTCTGTTcaattggctagaacagaattagcaaAGCTGAAGGGTCCTAATGttaaaagccggggggggggggggggagaggaggtgacataggatgtctgaaagggtttttttttttttgcacttttctactTTTTGTAATCCTGGAGCTACTGCATTGCAATGAGATCCCTTGTACTATTCAATTACATTGTTTTATACTGTGTACATCTTGAGTCCCAAGTACAAAATtggtacagaaagaaaaaaagggcaaataaataataaataaaataaacaatgatgGGCTGACCGCTGCTGTACTCATTTGCCCACCACCCCTTAAAACATTTTCTGGCACCAGCCTGTAGATATCCCTTCAATAGGCTTGAGCTACAATAATTAAATCAGGTTGATGTTACTCAGCATGGAAAGCTATAACTTTaattggacgcctcttgttgttattatgtattatggttattcgctgtttttatgagttttaagctattttatgggatggagcttatatatttatatttgtatgaccgctcctgttgatgttcaaataatgttgttcaccgcccggagcccttcggggatcgggcagtatataaatttaagaaataaataaataaataaataaataaataaataaataaataaataaaataactgccTATTTGTACATATGAACCCTTTGTGAAAGGGACATGGCCTTTTTTCCTGGCCCGCTGGCAACTTTAATGCCAATGTTAAGATTAAGAGGCTTAGGGAACATTGAACAGACTCTGTTGTATTCTGCAGTTGAGGGGCAACCAcgaaaaaggccctgtctctgatAGCCATCTGCCTAACTTGTGTTCCTGTTTACACTGAAGTGCAGATTCATGTGAGATATTATTTATGACTGTGACATGGGTGTTTTAGATATTAGGTCTCAGAGCAAGGCTATGGGCTTCAAGGGGCTAATTTAAAGGATGTTATTGTTGGACACCTTCCATCTATACATGCAGAGCTTCCCATCTCTAAGGGTCAAAAATGTTTCCACTATATCAGAGCAGTTCACAGAGATGCTTAGTGAGAGGGTTGCCAATAGAATTGCCAGGTGTGGATtgtgaaacttctggagatttcagAGGTTAAGCGGAatcgggaaaggggaggggcttctgcagtgtataatgccatagaagctGActcccaaagcacccattttctacaaaagaactgatctcagtcaGCTTGAAACCAGCTGTAATGTCATGAGATTATCTGGCAGTTGGGAACCGTAGCTGCAGAAGCATATGTTGGCTCCAATGAGGAAATCACTGGGGTTTCTTCCAACCAGTTCATGGAAGCCCCATTTGGGAATGTGGCAACCtcaagagagaaagacagacattGTCCTTCATGTCCTACAGCCAGATACTTAGTAGGGGAATGCCTTGTCCGAAAGCATCTTTTGAAACTCCAAATCTCTTTCTAACTTAGCTCTCCCCAGTGGACCCGCATCAATGAGCTCCTGCTTAATTACTCATTCAGATAGTgatacccacttttctcccaaatcAGCTAAAAGTgttgatctccattttatcctcacaacaatcttgtgagggagTTTAGGACTGGCCTATGATCTTCCAAggagtttccaaggcagagtgagAATTAGAACCAGAGTTTCCTtattcctagtctgacactgtaacccCTACTGAGGTAATTCTGACTGACTGAGGCAATTCTGACTGAGGTAATTCTTTCAATTCACTGCCCTCAACAAGCTGTTTCCCAGCTCAGAGATTCTATTGAGAGcaattatcattaaaaaaaaacaatgttgtTGTCTCCAGTTAACCTTTAACTTGCTTGCTTTAGATACACCCCCTTCATCCTCCTCGCATAATGATAGGCAGATAATGTCAGTCTTTGGTCTTGCAGCCATTTGGGGGAATGGCCTCTGAAGAGCCAACTGCCTCAGACAGAGAGAAGAGACGACCTGTGGTGGATGTCAGTGGAGATCTGACCAGTTCCATCTACTGGCCAACACGATCCTGGACAAAAAGTTCTGGAAATTCATGGGATTCTACCTCTTCAGAGGGTCTCCATGTCTCTCCTGATGGACCTTCTACACGTCCTCAATCAGCTTTTGCTGATTTACCTCAGGACCCAGAAACCTCCTCTCTGAAACCAGTCCGACGATTCATTCCACCATCTTGGAAGAACTTTTTTCACAAGTGGTGGAGGAAACCTTGGTTGGAGCCAACTTATGTAAACTACTATACAGAAGGTGAGAAGAGTTCCCTGCCATTATCTCCGCTTTTCAACCATCCCCAGAAGATCATCTCTGATAGAGAAGAGCTCCCCAATGATGAAGATGACAGTGATTTCAAAAAGCCACCTTCAGCCTCTATCGGTTTTTCAAGGTATGAGAAGACGTTGCTGACCCCAAGTCAGGGTGAACTGTCAACAGGCCCACCAAGCTATAAGGAGAAGCTGGAGGCCTATGACTATAAATATTCTTACATGAAATCTTGGCCAGGTCTGCTTCGGTTGTTGGGAGGTCTAGAACTCATCTTGGGGGGGATGGTTTTTGCTTGTACGGCTGCCTATATCCAGAAGGACTATCAATGGTCTCAACTATATGGCGGTAATCTTCTCTCCAATGGTATCATCGGGGGAGGATATGGATACAACTACTTTGGTCCGATGACTCCCTTTGTGTTGGTGGTGGCTAGTCTGACCTGGCTGGTGACAGTGATCCTGCTAGGCCTGGGAGTGACCATGTACTACAGGACAATCCTCCTCAACTCACACTGGTGGCCTTTGACAGAGTTTGGCCTGAACCTCCTCATGTTTCTGCTCTACATGGCAGCTGCCATTGCTTATGTCAATGACGTCAACCGTGGAGGACTGTGCTACTCCATCTTCGCCAACAACCCACTCATTGTGGCTTTGTGCCGGGTTGAAGGGGGTCAAAtggcggccattgctttcctctttaTCACCATGTTACTTTATCTGACTGGATCCCTCGTCTGTCTTAAGATGTGGAGGCATGAGGCTGCCCGGAAGAAGGTGGCTCTGTTAAGACTCCGGGAGGCATCTCATGAGGATAGAACAAGGGCATACACATCCAAGGTGAGGCATCTGCTGTTTCCTTTCCATTCTGCTCAGAAATGCTATATGTTTACCATTTGCCTTCCACTGTGGTAAACATCCACCCTCAGCCACAATCATCCCCCTAAGAAACTGAGGAGTGGGAGggaaaatggcctccatagtgacactctaggaattctccCATGTTTCtctgctatagaagaagaagaaaaagcatttattgtcattgtgcatgaacaacaaaatttacaagcattccctgatgaacactatttcagacctcacattccccttcctcacattccccttcctccacccatccctacacagccccaaacacatcaacatgaaaccatggagttcagtatagccacagctctagaatagaaactatctctaagcctatttgtccttgtttttataatcctatatcatctgccagatggtaacatttcaaaaagaaagtatgCCTGATGAgatgggtccttcagaatattctgaactttctttaggcagccGGATTTATAAAGTCCTTCCAAAGAAATTAAAAGTTCTATAGAAATtaaggaaaattcctagagcatcacttggAACTGACACCACGTCTTCCCCAATCTCTGCCCATCCCAGACACTGCCAACAAAAGTTCATGGCATTTGCCGAGGCAGTGCTGGAAACCGTTGGAAGGGTCTGGCCTGTAGTTCAGTGGTAGAGTTTTGCAAATAGGAGATATTTGGTTCAATCCCCAGGATTTCAAGGACCAAGTAGTGCGTATACAATATCTtggaggtaccctgaaattttggtgccactatccttaaaaatgcgccccctgcaggccaaaacgtaaaaaaacactaaaaaaattaaaaacacacaaacgaccctgaaatgttggcgtttcccccacgtgaccaaatgggggtcctcggggacatagggtaccccctgtccctaggcaggtatgccactgcttgGATAATATCTACCTGCCAGAGTAAACACTGGGGTCAGTGGAATTACTTGCTATATGGCAGATTCATAGGTTCAAGAAAGGACCCATTGTGGATGTCCCAAGTCATCTCCAAAGATCTCCAGATgaaggggatttggggatggagcatggGAAGGACAGGGCcctcaatgccatagagtccagcttccagagcagccatcttctcctggggaattgatttctgtagcctggagatgaccttTGATTCCAGAGGATCACTGGGTTCCACCTGAAGAGGGCATCCCTATTTCTGGGCTAGATAAAAAGAAGGAGGCCCTGGGGGTTCTGGGTATGTAGCAAACAAGATTGGAACTAGCGTGCCAAGTATGATATGACAGGAATGAACAGACCAAATTGGCACACTAACTTGGACTTATGTGTATATGACAATGGTTAATAAATCATTCCAACAACAtttgtacaaagttattttttcaattatttttcatataaatattaacacaattataccaatactaaccctattctaatatccTATTGATGAAAgtaataaagtgcaatacatttctataaagtgccagtgtcaataaaacaaatcagtgtacaattttcatcatttcatttgtaaagtgtgtATTC encodes:
- the LOC125433587 gene encoding MARVEL domain-containing protein 2-like — translated: MASEEPTASDREKRRPVVDVSGDLTSSIYWPTRSWTKSSGNSWDSTSSEGLHVSPDGPSTRPQSAFADLPQDPETSSLKPVRRFIPPSWKNFFHKWWRKPWLEPTYVNYYTEGEKSSLPLSPLFNHPQKIISDREELPNDEDDSDFKKPPSASIGFSRYEKTLLTPSQGELSTGPPSYKEKLEAYDYKYSYMKSWPGLLRLLGGLELILGGMVFACTAAYIQKDYQWSQLYGGNLLSNGIIGGGYGYNYFGPMTPFVLVVASLTWLVTVILLGLGVTMYYRTILLNSHWWPLTEFGLNLLMFLLYMAAAIAYVNDVNRGGLCYSIFANNPLIVALCRVEGGQMAAIAFLFITMLLYLTGSLVCLKMWRHEAARKKVALLRLREASHEDRTRAYTSKQKPAPLQAVPKQAVSGNEVQPSRKVTRRVEFSEKGEEDPTMLNYSIPTGHHPKPHVIPDYVMKYPPIRCTTDQEKYKAVFKDQYAEYRELYQEVRVTRQKLKELGEMLEKLPHTYENKKDQSRVSTVRKEYEDKKKDPAFLEKQERCDYLKRKLTHIKAQIQAFDSEAEEGSVHF